Proteins encoded by one window of Chondromyces crocatus:
- a CDS encoding nucleotidyltransferase family protein translates to MDTRLREAAGVVLQALAEARIAAAPIKGVVTSVALYDDPLERPFGDVDVLVGRHDLAGVRAVAREQGWRLVHDSRQLFAVNVVVPPGLPVDVRASLGPPALCRVSAEEILARAEEVRDPRVVRAPFRMLTGHDHLLVLLLDAVLDKLALGAALRRRELELALRRWVGSPEGFAEHLRAAGFAGIAWVVLRWLEGEGREPMVEAIRMALEPLPPVPRWLAAPTLEAFGRAPYGPMARVGVRMIADVPWRGVAALVLGAVGTVRYHVRHRGRDPWEGVLWKGE, encoded by the coding sequence GTGGATACGCGCTTGCGCGAGGCGGCGGGGGTCGTGCTGCAGGCGCTCGCCGAGGCGCGGATCGCTGCGGCGCCGATCAAGGGGGTGGTGACCAGCGTGGCGCTGTACGACGACCCGCTGGAGCGGCCGTTCGGGGATGTGGACGTGCTGGTAGGGCGCCACGATCTGGCTGGGGTGCGGGCCGTCGCGCGGGAGCAGGGGTGGCGGCTGGTGCATGACTCGCGACAGCTCTTCGCGGTGAACGTGGTCGTTCCGCCTGGCTTGCCTGTGGATGTGCGCGCTTCGCTCGGACCCCCCGCGCTCTGTCGCGTGAGCGCCGAGGAAATCCTGGCGCGGGCGGAGGAGGTGCGCGATCCGCGGGTGGTGAGGGCGCCGTTCCGGATGCTGACGGGTCATGATCACCTGCTCGTGCTGCTGCTCGATGCGGTGCTCGACAAGCTGGCACTGGGGGCCGCGCTGCGTCGGAGAGAGCTCGAGCTGGCGCTGCGACGCTGGGTCGGTTCGCCGGAGGGGTTCGCCGAGCATCTGCGGGCGGCAGGCTTCGCAGGGATCGCCTGGGTGGTGCTGCGGTGGCTGGAGGGGGAGGGGCGTGAGCCGATGGTCGAGGCGATCCGGATGGCGCTCGAGCCGCTGCCGCCAGTGCCCAGGTGGCTGGCGGCGCCGACGCTGGAAGCGTTTGGGCGGGCGCCGTATGGGCCGATGGCGCGGGTGGGGGTCCGCATGATCGCAGATGTCCCGTGGAGAGGGGTGGCTGCGCTCGTGCTCGGCGCGGTCGGCACGGTGCGTTACCACGTGCGGCACCGAGGGCGAGATCCCTGGGAGGGCGTGCTCTGGAAGGGAGAGTAG
- a CDS encoding S24/S26 family peptidase, which yields MGVLLALWEELRQRSGPFHVEMRGASMWPAAPEGSLLAVTPCSVGALSPGELVMFRRGAAVITHRVIRVTACGQVICWGDALLEPDTAVRAEDVLGRVTVVKRGALMVPARSVVRASMRTGWIAVRRMSATAVRVARGVHVRHGAGGHEG from the coding sequence ATGGGCGTGCTCCTGGCCCTCTGGGAGGAGCTGCGACAGCGATCGGGGCCGTTTCATGTGGAGATGCGCGGGGCGAGCATGTGGCCGGCGGCGCCGGAAGGGTCGCTGCTTGCGGTGACGCCCTGCTCGGTCGGTGCGCTCTCGCCAGGGGAGCTGGTGATGTTCAGGCGGGGGGCGGCGGTGATCACGCACCGGGTGATCCGGGTGACTGCGTGCGGTCAGGTGATCTGCTGGGGAGACGCGCTGCTCGAGCCGGACACGGCGGTGCGCGCAGAGGACGTGCTGGGCCGGGTGACGGTGGTGAAGCGAGGGGCGCTGATGGTGCCCGCGCGTTCGGTGGTGCGTGCATCGATGCGGACAGGCTGGATCGCCGTGCGACGCATGAGCGCCACGGCGGTGCGCGTGGCCAGGGGCGTTCACGTCCGGCATGGCGCGGGCGGGCATGAAGGGTGA
- a CDS encoding radical SAM/SPASM domain-containing protein, with amino-acid sequence MGTGFELNQKAAGGLPLMAQVLVSDVCNHACQHCYQVHGQKGEMSLGEIEGVLDELKRLGVLIVSFSGGEASLRKDLPEILRAARQRAFAIILQSNGYALSDALLEVVAEVGVWRVRISVYSDVAAEHDAVTRVPGSFESTTGAIARLVARGVGVVMVVPLTRLCSASVSRLEVLAGSLGCELEVESGITAKEDGSLTSLQVEPTREQLEAYLKVVAARGEATMDREAKLKATPCGACSSSITVHANGSVRPCTHIPVELADARRGESGAARIAAVAEEEAFQFLARLRWEDLHGCRDCALMPWCSRCHGSAAFEAGDLLGPQPSACARALIRHQVEVGPVELLSATEAEVAARGAGVGPFERVGALGVRPVRDVLSAADELLVSRFPWVRPSHERLVTLAGIVPAQRLLRKTGRERRGPVEGAGTPEEEAPPLQRERT; translated from the coding sequence ATGGGGACCGGTTTCGAGCTGAACCAGAAGGCTGCGGGGGGGCTGCCCCTCATGGCTCAGGTGCTCGTTTCCGACGTCTGTAACCATGCGTGTCAGCACTGCTACCAGGTGCACGGGCAGAAGGGAGAGATGTCGCTCGGTGAGATCGAGGGGGTCCTCGATGAACTGAAGCGCCTGGGGGTGTTGATCGTTTCGTTCAGCGGGGGAGAGGCGTCGCTGCGGAAGGATCTGCCGGAGATCTTGCGCGCGGCACGTCAGCGGGCGTTCGCGATCATCCTTCAGAGCAACGGGTACGCGCTGAGCGACGCGCTTCTGGAGGTGGTGGCGGAGGTGGGGGTGTGGCGGGTGCGGATCAGCGTGTACTCGGACGTGGCGGCGGAGCACGACGCGGTGACCCGGGTGCCGGGATCGTTCGAGAGCACCACGGGGGCGATCGCGCGGCTCGTTGCGCGTGGTGTCGGGGTGGTGATGGTGGTGCCCTTGACGCGGCTCTGCTCGGCGTCGGTGAGCCGGCTGGAGGTGCTGGCTGGGTCGCTGGGGTGCGAGCTGGAGGTGGAGAGTGGGATCACTGCGAAGGAAGACGGGAGCCTGACGTCGCTCCAGGTGGAGCCGACGCGGGAGCAGCTCGAGGCGTACTTGAAGGTCGTGGCTGCGCGTGGTGAAGCGACGATGGATCGGGAGGCGAAGCTGAAGGCGACGCCTTGTGGTGCCTGTTCGTCGAGCATCACGGTCCACGCGAACGGATCGGTGCGGCCGTGCACGCACATCCCGGTGGAGCTTGCGGACGCTCGGCGAGGGGAGAGCGGGGCCGCAAGGATCGCGGCAGTCGCCGAGGAGGAGGCGTTCCAGTTTCTGGCGAGGCTGCGGTGGGAGGATCTCCACGGCTGTCGCGACTGCGCGCTGATGCCATGGTGCAGCCGCTGTCATGGGTCGGCTGCGTTCGAGGCGGGGGATCTGCTCGGTCCTCAGCCATCTGCGTGCGCGCGGGCGCTGATCCGGCACCAGGTGGAGGTGGGGCCTGTGGAGCTGCTGTCCGCGACCGAGGCGGAGGTGGCTGCGCGGGGGGCCGGGGTCGGGCCGTTCGAGCGGGTGGGCGCGCTGGGGGTCCGGCCGGTGCGTGATGTGCTCTCGGCCGCGGACGAGCTGCTGGTGTCGAGGTTTCCCTGGGTCCGGCCGAGCCACGAGCGGCTGGTCACGCTCGCCGGGATCGTTCCTGCGCAGCGCTTGCTCCGGAAAACTGGGAGGGAGCGTCGAGGGCCGGTCGAGGGGGCGGGGACACCCGAGGAGGAGGCTCCTCCGCTCCAGCGTGAGCGAACGTAA
- a CDS encoding PqqD family peptide modification chaperone, producing the protein MTSRAVALCADLPSLEFRLALRLEGLPLACREALEARWPEAMSGASHPAERSRIRLVLEASGEGVGLPSSALVTVELAWRSARRAVLRTNGAELELEVGDGEIQGQGWLDGARSRGAVDAVVRAVTTLALMREKVLLLHAAAVEVDGEGVVLLGRSGAGKTTTARRLGREGMRRLSDDMIAVDLSREPPRLHRLPFERAGRARVDASDQGVPCRGGAWVNKGATALGAERHGDPVRGWVESVIALPPAPSEAHSVLDAVGRLRALPLWVLEVPPAGALSSGVRRWMDGLREGARIPLDGPLVSLQARAAGGTEGGAPESMGEQEQMQRVERSPNVAWRILDGVAVLVVPSSPAIQTLNEVGSLVWQLADGRSLDAIVDAVVREFEVEEAQARADVEHFVSELEGLGMLRRVPETR; encoded by the coding sequence ATGACCTCCAGGGCCGTGGCGCTGTGTGCGGATCTGCCGTCCCTTGAATTCAGGCTTGCGCTTCGGCTGGAGGGGCTTCCCCTTGCGTGTCGTGAGGCCCTGGAGGCGCGGTGGCCAGAGGCCATGAGCGGGGCGAGCCACCCCGCGGAGAGGAGTCGCATCCGTCTCGTGCTGGAGGCATCCGGAGAGGGGGTCGGGTTGCCGTCGTCGGCGCTGGTGACCGTCGAGCTTGCGTGGCGCAGCGCTCGTCGCGCGGTCCTTCGGACGAATGGCGCCGAGCTGGAGCTCGAGGTGGGTGATGGAGAGATTCAGGGGCAGGGGTGGCTGGATGGTGCCCGGTCGAGGGGGGCTGTCGACGCGGTGGTTCGTGCGGTGACCACGCTGGCGTTGATGCGGGAGAAGGTGCTCCTGCTGCATGCGGCTGCCGTGGAGGTGGACGGAGAGGGCGTGGTGTTGCTGGGGAGGTCTGGGGCAGGGAAGACGACGACCGCGCGGCGGCTGGGGCGAGAGGGGATGCGCAGGCTCTCGGACGACATGATCGCGGTGGACCTGTCGCGAGAGCCGCCGCGGCTTCACCGTTTGCCCTTCGAGCGGGCGGGACGAGCGCGGGTCGATGCTTCGGACCAGGGGGTGCCGTGTCGTGGTGGCGCATGGGTGAACAAGGGGGCGACGGCGCTGGGGGCGGAGCGGCATGGAGACCCTGTGCGGGGGTGGGTCGAGTCGGTGATCGCGCTTCCGCCGGCTCCATCCGAAGCGCACTCGGTGCTCGACGCGGTGGGGCGCCTTCGCGCGCTGCCGCTCTGGGTGCTGGAGGTGCCGCCGGCCGGGGCACTCTCGTCCGGGGTGCGTCGGTGGATGGATGGGTTGCGAGAGGGAGCGAGGATCCCGCTGGACGGGCCGCTGGTGAGCCTCCAAGCTCGCGCGGCAGGTGGCACCGAAGGAGGCGCACCGGAGAGCATGGGAGAGCAGGAGCAGATGCAGCGGGTCGAGCGTTCGCCCAATGTGGCGTGGCGAATCCTGGATGGGGTCGCCGTGCTGGTGGTGCCTTCGTCGCCCGCCATCCAGACGCTCAACGAGGTGGGGTCGCTGGTGTGGCAGCTCGCGGATGGGCGCTCACTGGACGCCATCGTGGACGCTGTGGTGCGTGAGTTCGAGGTGGAAGAGGCTCAGGCGCGGGCGGACGTGGAGCACTTCGTGAGCGAGCTGGAGGGGCTGGGGATGCTCCGACGGGTGCCAGAGACGCGGTGA
- a CDS encoding cyclic peptide export ABC transporter, translating into MTIVDLISNEAGPDRRRLLLAATVAGASNALILALINKVAGSPQSAGLGIFAMFGLAVLTYVIGVRHTYHRTTYFIETALHRIRTRLVAKVEKTGFQHLERIGNAEIMDRLTENMAVVSESGGHVSHILQSLSILVFATLYIATKSPPAFALVVLIVAAGMSLFISKKMEVNAFLQQSAQIRLKFFELLSDLLRGFKEVKFSQRRGRDLRQDITNASDNLRSATMKAEALFDDSVIFANCNLYAALASLVFVLPHHVNLEPKLLTMIVTAVMFSWSSVGGIVIGYPLYLRSNQALENIRILEEKLDAAEQDESNTIDQAGPWSAPFNSIEARAIEYRYITDDASTPFHVGPIDLTITAGEVVFIVGGNGSGKSTFLKVLTGLYQPTRGTLKVDGIQVTPENVAWFRERISAIYSDFHLFSKLYGLLSIDEASVRRLLAQMQIEDKTTFTDQGFTNRHLSTGQRKRLALIITLLENRPIYIFDEWAADQDPEFRKYFYDELIPMLKLQGKTVIAVSHDDRYFRCADRVITMEYGAIRSIETMTPGTSPTHDKTSAA; encoded by the coding sequence ATGACGATCGTCGATCTGATCAGCAACGAAGCCGGCCCGGATCGCCGTCGCCTCCTCCTGGCGGCCACCGTGGCGGGCGCATCCAACGCGCTGATCCTGGCCCTCATCAACAAGGTCGCCGGCTCACCGCAGAGCGCGGGCCTCGGCATCTTCGCGATGTTCGGGCTGGCCGTCCTCACGTACGTCATCGGCGTTCGTCACACCTATCATCGCACGACCTACTTCATCGAGACGGCGCTCCACCGCATCCGGACCCGGCTCGTCGCGAAGGTCGAGAAGACCGGCTTTCAGCACCTCGAGCGCATCGGCAACGCCGAGATCATGGATCGGCTCACCGAGAACATGGCGGTCGTCTCCGAGTCGGGCGGCCACGTCTCCCATATCCTCCAGTCGCTCTCCATTCTCGTCTTCGCGACGTTGTACATCGCGACCAAGTCCCCCCCCGCGTTCGCGCTGGTCGTCCTCATCGTCGCAGCAGGCATGTCCCTGTTCATCTCCAAGAAGATGGAGGTGAACGCCTTCCTGCAGCAGAGCGCCCAGATCCGGCTCAAATTCTTCGAGCTGCTCTCGGACCTCCTCCGCGGCTTCAAGGAGGTCAAGTTCAGCCAGCGGCGGGGACGCGATCTGAGGCAGGACATCACCAACGCTTCCGACAACCTCCGCTCGGCCACCATGAAGGCCGAGGCCCTCTTCGACGACAGCGTCATCTTCGCCAACTGCAACCTCTACGCGGCGCTCGCTTCGCTGGTGTTCGTCCTCCCGCACCACGTGAACCTCGAACCCAAGCTGCTGACCATGATCGTGACCGCCGTCATGTTCTCGTGGTCTTCCGTGGGCGGCATCGTCATCGGTTACCCGCTCTACCTGCGGTCGAATCAGGCGCTGGAAAACATCCGCATCCTCGAAGAGAAGCTCGACGCTGCGGAGCAAGACGAGAGCAACACCATCGACCAGGCGGGCCCCTGGAGCGCACCGTTCAACAGCATCGAGGCCCGCGCCATCGAGTACCGCTACATCACCGACGACGCCTCCACGCCGTTTCATGTCGGCCCCATCGACCTCACCATCACCGCTGGCGAGGTCGTCTTCATCGTCGGCGGAAACGGCAGCGGCAAGTCGACCTTCCTCAAGGTGCTCACCGGCCTGTACCAGCCGACCCGGGGCACCCTGAAGGTCGACGGCATCCAGGTCACGCCGGAGAACGTCGCCTGGTTCCGGGAGAGGATCTCGGCCATCTACTCGGACTTCCACCTCTTCTCGAAGCTCTACGGCTTGCTGTCGATCGATGAGGCGTCCGTTCGGCGCCTGCTCGCGCAGATGCAGATCGAAGACAAGACGACCTTCACCGACCAGGGCTTCACGAACCGTCACCTCTCGACGGGACAGCGCAAGCGCCTCGCCTTGATCATCACCCTGCTCGAAAACCGTCCCATCTACATTTTCGACGAGTGGGCGGCGGACCAGGACCCCGAGTTCCGCAAATATTTCTACGATGAACTCATTCCGATGCTCAAACTGCAGGGCAAGACCGTGATCGCCGTCAGCCACGACGACCGCTATTTTCGTTGCGCAGACCGCGTGATCACCATGGAATACGGCGCCATTCGCTCCATCGAGACGATGACGCCGGGCACGAGCCCCACGCACGACAAGACTTCGGCCGCCTGA
- a CDS encoding YcjF family protein, whose translation MATETVTTTQTKQPGKHEIKEEIKTETKDGTKVEVKHEVKQETKTEAPPADPFSRVGRAEAIIQRNVIWALGAGAIPVPVVDLAGVFAVQLKLLKQLSDLYGVKFSNSIAKKITGSLLSSVGGVGIGTVIGAGLAKLVPTVGTALGVIAVPVFAGAFTHATGRVFLMHFESGGTFLDFDPHTIRAHFRQEFEKAKETVGHTRAA comes from the coding sequence ATGGCCACCGAGACCGTCACCACCACGCAGACGAAGCAGCCCGGGAAGCACGAGATCAAGGAAGAGATCAAGACCGAGACCAAGGACGGCACCAAGGTCGAGGTCAAGCACGAGGTCAAGCAGGAGACCAAGACCGAGGCACCGCCCGCCGATCCCTTCTCGCGCGTGGGTCGCGCCGAGGCGATCATCCAGCGGAACGTGATCTGGGCCCTCGGGGCGGGCGCCATCCCGGTCCCCGTCGTGGATCTCGCTGGCGTGTTTGCCGTACAGCTCAAGCTGCTCAAGCAGCTCTCCGATCTCTACGGCGTCAAATTCAGCAACTCCATCGCCAAGAAGATCACCGGCTCGCTCCTCTCCAGCGTGGGTGGCGTGGGCATCGGGACCGTCATCGGCGCGGGCCTCGCCAAGCTCGTACCGACGGTGGGCACGGCGCTCGGCGTCATCGCGGTGCCGGTCTTCGCCGGTGCGTTCACGCACGCGACCGGCCGCGTCTTCCTCATGCACTTCGAGTCGGGCGGCACGTTCCTCGACTTCGACCCCCATACCATCCGCGCGCACTTCCGCCAGGAGTTCGAGAAGGCCAAGGAGACCGTGGGCCATACCCGCGCCGCCTGA